In Notolabrus celidotus isolate fNotCel1 chromosome 22, fNotCel1.pri, whole genome shotgun sequence, one genomic interval encodes:
- the lrrc9 gene encoding leucine-rich repeat-containing protein 9 isoform X2: MIQSEKQKHRGDEEVVKELCIANGVSYEKIAQEGRGISSLEIFFSGFPRIAGLNFFPRLCQLTIVSQNIKHIEGLDCCPLLQELWIVECNLTEISGLQKCLQLKKLYLYDNHICEIKNLQLQVDLEVLWLNNNCISQIQGLNSLQNLKELNLVDNSIEKIGHGLDHNDCLQNLNLSGNKISSFKELTKLARLPDLRELALKDQTSTSNPVCLLCNYATHVLYHMPGLQRLDTYEVSSQQVKEAAESTVMKKTMYYNMRVRTAQRNLAESQLSLMERKKTMLQLPEECIRTINHSLKNLERELSKVPTGRKESAGTLKDESSLQVKGLPDRSDSPTNISHDSAMECKILHKIEALRERLMLWTRRMDEIEAWSQRDMSQATFMMEYSVQFLLMELESVGNIRLEEGCSADPWFTSCCDLLLSRFSHPDFKNHGVTGIKITKVIRIHNSALKLRFEDRFHNLLTSEESATFSQKNYRRQLEHLFYAADPEGNNEREDILSIIEEGFKTTQPNKPLEIEGAIPLSNSLIVTEQPRIEHAVRRASQGETKHSPDTIPFRHGQIIVSKVFVGHSMPIREGESADRSSYSKVYSVYRNMDTKQRAATSGETPLSSKTHTGPECSPRRRQWFMFDHELILPEYIMYFEYVTGDAEHPLPGHITGAHGTPSNDIILDKEALNMEPMLKPQPKLLSLNDKILLNVARANVLSQITVLNLHGNSLSKIKEISHLTSLRHLTISFNEFTRLDDISHMPNLEFLDASFNRLVTLEGLRRLGQLKQLDVSWNKLTKARDDTAVLRKHTPALLRLNIRHNPWNKPEAVRRTMLGCLTTLTHLDDLMVAEEEAADAVRMAAGSKINQASLLVHSRTNDDRPRSLSLLSTAQLLCLLSPASWSINTELEPDWAAKITTLNFDSQRISKLTNLNTLINLRWASFNDNDISKVEGLECCTKLEELSLSNNSISTFNGLSKLHCLSKLSLDGNQLSSLDASGLDQLSNLSFLSMEKNCITSLHGIQRVRSLLELYVGNNQISTSQDIYFLKGLSNLIILDLYGNPLLERLENYRIYVVFHLPSLKALDGIAVEVTECKNAKDMFGGRLTPDMVAEKLGHSHYTDITYLTLQSCSIRIVDLPPADLFCNLRSVNLDHNNLTSFSGLIYLPNIKALCLNYNHIESILPRQKTQAHLTNRQILHSKVHSSGYGKQSPSKGKRDTGPTGSLEPLMGSLEVLHLSHNSISNMANLQLSRLTNLKALFLQGNEISQVEGLEGLHQLRELVLDRNRIKTLSENSFIGQNVLLELHLAENRIRELNHLNPLTELRKLFLGMNKLQDITEVEKLEVLPSLSELSVVGNPVARNSLHRPAVVLLLSSLQVLDGVMVTLEEKTRAELLSADPSPCPQCPGASLPAADINLPGLRPLLPRNPPLRAMGLSGGLQGSVHRHDILPSNAEEVQYQFTYTNKRNKHVNAPRIPQTDINFRHIRRTGSNLPTSGLLSDGNRIITYPTQEQDSRFPTRGKHPPM, encoded by the exons ATGATACAAAGTGAGAAACAGAAGCACCGTGGTGATGAGGAAGTGGTCAAAGAGCTG tgcaTAGCTAATGGGGTGTCCTATGAAAAAATTGCACAAGAAGGAAGAGGCATCAGCTCCCTGGAGATTTTTTTCTCTGGTTTTCCTCGTATAGCTGGTCTGAACTTCTTCCCCAGGCTGTGTCAGCTCACCATAGTGAGCCAGAACATCAAACACATCGAAGGGCTTGACTGCTGTCCATTGCTTCAAGAACTCTGGATAGTGGAGTGCAACCTGACA gaaatATCAGGACTCCAGAAATGTCTGCAACTAAAGAAACTCTACCTTTATGATAATCATATCTGTGAAATAAAGAACTTACAGTTGCAGGTTGATTTAGAAGTTCTGTGGCTCAACAATAACTGCATAAGTCAGATACAG GGCTTAAACTCGCTTCAGAATCTCAAAGAGCTAAACCTTGTGGACAACAGTATTGAAAAGATTG GGCATGGCCTTGACCATAATGACTGCCTCCAGAATCTTAATCTCTCTGGGAACAAGATCAGCTCCTTTAAG GAGCTGACCAAGCTCGCCCGCCTCCCTGATCTGAGAGAACTAGCACTGAAGGACCAGACATCCACCTCAAACCCAGTGTGTCTGCTGTGTAACTATGCCACTCATGTTCTTTACCACATGCCAGGCCTCCAGCGACTTGACACCTACGAAGTCTCAAGCCAGCAAGTCAAAGAAGCAGCTGAG tCCACAGTAATGAAGAAAACGATGTACTACAACATGCGTGTCCGTACTGCTCAGAGAAACCTGGCAGAGTCTCAACTGAGTttgatggagaggaagaaaactATGTTACAGTTACCTGAAGAGTGCATCAGAACAATCAACCATTCcctgaaaaat CTTGAACGGGAGCTCTCCAAGGTGCCGACTGGTCGTAAAGAGTCTGCCGGCACGTTAAAGGACGAATCATCCCTCCAGGTTAAAGGTTTACCTGACAGAAGCGACTCACCCACCAACATCAGTCATGATTCTGCTATGGAGTGCAAAATACTGCACAAGATTGAAGCACTACGGGAGAGACTGATGCTATGGACAAGGAGAATGGATGA GATTGAGGCCTGGTCCCAGCGAGATATGTCCCAAGCCACATTCATGATGGAATATAGTGTCCAGTTTCTGTTAATGGAGTTAGAAAGTGTTGGAAATATTCGTTTGGAAGAGGGCTGCTCTGCAGACCCTTG GTTTACTTCCTGCTGCGACCTCCTGCTGTCACGCTTCTCTCATCCAGACTTCAAGAATCACGGCGTCACTGGTATTAAGATCACTAAAGTTATCCGCATCCACAACAGTGCTCTGAAGCTTCGCTTTGAGGACAGATTTCACAACTTACTAACCAGTGAGGAGTCTGCTACCTTTTCACA AAAGAATTACAGGCGTCAACTGGAGCACTTGTTCTACGCAGCTGATCCTGAAGGAAATAATGAGAGGGAAGACATTTTGAGCATTATAGAGGAAGGATTTAAAACAACCCAACCAAATAAG CCCTTGGAGATCGAGGGTGCCATACCTTTGTCCAACAGCCTGATTGTGACTGAACAGCCCAGAATTGAACATGCTGTTCGCCGAGCCAGCCAAGGCGAGACCAAGCACAGTCCAGATACAATCCCTTTTAGACATG gTCAGATAATTGTCTCCAAAGTATTTGTGGGCCACAGCATGCCCATCAGAGAGGGAGAATCAGCGGACAGAAGCAGTTATTCCAAAGTGTACTCAGTTTATCGCAATATGGACACAAAGCAAAGAGCTGCAACAAGTGGCG AGACGCCTCTctcttcaaaaacacacactggaccTGAGTGCAGTCCCCGAAGAAGACAATGGTTTATGTTTGACCATGAGCTCATTCTGCCTGAGTACATCATGTATTTTGAATATGTCACTGGG GATGCAGAACATCCTTTGCCAGGCCATATCACAGGAGCTCATGGTACTCCCTCCAACGATATCATCCTGGACAAGGAAGCCCTCAACATGGAACCAATGCTAAAGCCACAGCCTAAGTTATTAAGCTTGAATGACAAAATTCTGCTCAATGTAGCCAGAGCCAATGTCCTTAGTCAGATTACA GTGCTGAATCTTCATGGCAACAGCCTGAGTAAAATAAAGGAGATTTCCCACCTCACATCCCTGCGGCATCTCACCATCAGCTTCAATGAGTTCACACGCTTGGATGACATTTCTCACATG CCGAACCTTGAGTTTCTGGATGCCAGCTTTAATCGCCTTGTGACCCTCGAGGGGCTAAGAAGGTTGGGACAGCTCAAGCAACTGGATGTGAGCTGGAACAAGTTGACCAAGGCCAGAGACGATACAGCTGTgctgagaaaacacacaccagcTCTACTGAGACTTAACATCCGACACAACCCCTGGAACAAG ccTGAAGCAGTCAGAAGGACTATGTTGGGATGTCTAACGACCCTCACACACCTGGATGATTTGATGGTtgcagaggaggaggctgctgATGCTGTTCGGATGGCTGCTGGATCCAAAATTAACCAG GCATCTCTTCTGGTTCACTCGCGCACTAACGATGACCGGCCCCGCAGTCTCAGCCTGCTGTCAACAGCCCAGCTCCTGTGTTTACTCAGTCCTGCAAGCTGGAGCATCAACACTGAGCTGGAACCAGACTGGGCTGCAAAG ATCACCACCCTGAACTTTGACAGCCAGAGGATTTCCAAACTGACCAATCTGAATACGCTCATCAACCTCCGCTGGGCCTCCTTTAATGATAATGACATCTCCAAAGTCGAGGGTCTTGAATGCTGCACAAAGCTTGAGGAGCTTTCCCTCAGCAACAACAGCATCAGCACATTTAATG GCCTTTCAAAACTGCACTGCCTCAGTAAGCTGAGTCTGGATGGGAATCAGCTGTCTAGTTTGGATGCCTCTGGCCTGGATCAGCTGTCCAACCTGTCCTTTTTGTCTATGGAGAAAAACTGTATCACTTCCCTGCATGGCATCCAGAGAGTCCGCTCCCTTCTTGAGCTTTATGTTGGAAACAACCAAATTTCCACATCACAAGATATCTACTTTTTGAAG GGATTATCAAATCTCATCATTTTGGATCTTTATGGGAATCCTTTACTGGAGCGGCTCGAAAACTACCGAATTTATGTGGTTTTCCACTTACCCTCCCTGAAAGCTCTGGATGGCATTGCTGTT GAGGTAACTGAGTGTAAAAATGCAAAGGACATGTTTGGAGGGAGACTCACCCCTGACATGGTTGCAGAGAAGCTTGGCCACTCACACTACACAGACATCACTTATCTCACCCTGCAGTCCTGCTCTATAAG GATTGTTGATCTCCCTCCAGCAGACCTATTCTGTAACCTGCGCAGTGTCAACTTAGACCACAACAACCTCACCTCTTTCTCAGGCCTCATCTACCTACCAAACATCAAA GCTCTGTGTCTAAACTACAACCACATTGAGTCCATCCTGCCCAGACAGAAGACCCAAGCTCAtctgacaaacagacagataCTCCACAGCAAAGTTCACTCCAGTGGTTACGGCAAGCAGAGTCCATCCAAAGGGAAAAG GGACACTGGGCCCACTGGCAGTCTGGAGCCACTGATGGGCAGCCTAGAGGTGCTGCATTTGAGTCACAATAGCATCTCCAATATGGCCAATCTGCAGCTCAGCAGGCTCACCAATCTTAAAGCACTCTTTCTCCAAG GTAATGAGATCAGCCAGGTGGAAGGATTGGAAGGGCTTCACCAGCTCAGAGAGCTTGTGTTAGACCGGAACCGCATCAAAACTCTGTCTGAAAACTCTTTCATTGGGCAGAATGTCTTGTTAGAACTGCATCTAGCAGAGAACCGGATCCGGGAGCTCAACCATCTCAATCCTTTGACTGAGCTACGCAAGCTCTTTCTTGGCATGAACAAACTGCAG GACATCACAGAAGTCGAAAAGCTAGAAGTTCTTCCTTCACTGTCGGAGCTCTCTGTTGTTGGAAATCCA GTGGCGAGAAATTCTCTCCACAGACCAGCTGTGGTGCtccttctgtcctctctgcaggtCCTGGATGGAGTGATGGTCACCTTGGAGGAAAAAACACGGGCTGAACTCCTCAGCGCTGATCCATCA CCATGTCCCCAATGCCCTGGAgcttctctccctgcagctgaCATAAACCTGCCTGGACTGCGACCTCTTCTGCCTCGTAACCCCCCTCTAAGAGCAATGGGTCTAAGTGGAGGACTACAGGGCTCTGTACATAGGCACGACATCCTTCCAAGTAACGCTGAAGAAGTTCAATATCAATTCACATACACAA ACAAAAGGAACAAGCATGTAAACGCTCCTCGAATTCCCCAAACTGACATTAACTTCAGACACATTCGAAGAACAGGAAGCAACCTCCCGACCTCCGGTCTCCTTTCAGATGGGAACAGAATCATCACGTATCCCACCCAAGAGCAAGACAGCAG atttcCAACCAGAGGCAAACATCCTCCCATGTAA
- the lrrc9 gene encoding leucine-rich repeat-containing protein 9 isoform X3 produces the protein MIQSEKQKHRGDEEVVKELCIANGVSYEKIAQEGRGISSLEIFFSGFPRIAGLNFFPRLCQLTIVSQNIKHIEGLDCCPLLQELWIVECNLTEISGLQKCLQLKKLYLYDNHICEIKNLQLQVDLEVLWLNNNCISQIQGLNSLQNLKELNLVDNSIEKIGHGLDHNDCLQNLNLSGNKISSFKELTKLARLPDLRELALKDQTSTSNPVCLLCNYATHVLYHMPGLQRLDTYEVSSQQVKEAAESTVMKKTMYYNMRVRTAQRNLAESQLSLMERKKTMLQLPEECIRTINHSLKNLERELSKVPTGRKESAGTLKDESSLQVKGLPDRSDSPTNISHDSAMECKILHKIEALRERLMLWTRRMDEIEAWSQRDMSQATFMMEYSVQFLLMELESVGNIRLEEGCSADPWFTSCCDLLLSRFSHPDFKNHGVTGIKITKVIRIHNSALKLRFEDRFHNLLTSEESATFSQKNYRRQLEHLFYAADPEGNNEREDILSIIEEGFKTTQPNKPLEIEGAIPLSNSLIVTEQPRIEHAVRRASQGETKHSPDTIPFRHGQIIVSKVFVGHSMPIREGESADRSSYSKVYSVYRNMDTKQRAATSGETPLSSKTHTGPECSPRRRQWFMFDHELILPEYIMYFEYVTGDAEHPLPGHITGAHGTPSNDIILDKEALNMEPMLKPQPKLLSLNDKILLNVARANVLSQITVLNLHGNSLSKIKEISHLTSLRHLTISFNEFTRLDDISHMPNLEFLDASFNRLVTLEGLRRLGQLKQLDVSWNKLTKARDDTAVLRKHTPALLRLNIRHNPWNKPEAVRRTMLGCLTTLTHLDDLMVAEEEAADAVRMAAGSKINQASLLVHSRTNDDRPRSLSLLSTAQLLCLLSPASWSINTELEPDWAAKQITTLNFDSQRISKLTNLNTLINLRWASFNDNDISKVEGLECCTKLEELSLSNNSISTFNGLSKLHCLSKLSLDGNQLSSLDASGLDQLSNLSFLSMEKNCITSLHGIQRVRSLLELYVGNNQISTSQDIYFLKGLSNLIILDLYGNPLLERLENYRIYVVFHLPSLKALDGIAVEVTECKNAKDMFGGRLTPDMVAEKLGHSHYTDITYLTLQSCSIRIVDLPPADLFCNLRSVNLDHNNLTSFSGLIYLPNIKALCLNYNHIESILPRQKTQAHLTNRQILHSKVHSSGYGKQSPSKGKRDTGPTGSLEPLMGSLEVLHLSHNSISNMANLQLSRLTNLKALFLQGNEISQVEGLEGLHQLRELVLDRNRIKTLSENSFIGQNVLLELHLAENRIRELNHLNPLTELRKLFLGMNKLQDITEVEKLEVLPSLSELSVVGNPVARNSLHRPAVVLLLSSLQVLDGVMVTLEEKTRAELLSADPSPCPQCPGASLPAADINLPGLRPLLPRNPPLRAMGLSGGLQGSVHRHDILPSNAEEVQYQFTYTTL, from the exons ATGATACAAAGTGAGAAACAGAAGCACCGTGGTGATGAGGAAGTGGTCAAAGAGCTG tgcaTAGCTAATGGGGTGTCCTATGAAAAAATTGCACAAGAAGGAAGAGGCATCAGCTCCCTGGAGATTTTTTTCTCTGGTTTTCCTCGTATAGCTGGTCTGAACTTCTTCCCCAGGCTGTGTCAGCTCACCATAGTGAGCCAGAACATCAAACACATCGAAGGGCTTGACTGCTGTCCATTGCTTCAAGAACTCTGGATAGTGGAGTGCAACCTGACA gaaatATCAGGACTCCAGAAATGTCTGCAACTAAAGAAACTCTACCTTTATGATAATCATATCTGTGAAATAAAGAACTTACAGTTGCAGGTTGATTTAGAAGTTCTGTGGCTCAACAATAACTGCATAAGTCAGATACAG GGCTTAAACTCGCTTCAGAATCTCAAAGAGCTAAACCTTGTGGACAACAGTATTGAAAAGATTG GGCATGGCCTTGACCATAATGACTGCCTCCAGAATCTTAATCTCTCTGGGAACAAGATCAGCTCCTTTAAG GAGCTGACCAAGCTCGCCCGCCTCCCTGATCTGAGAGAACTAGCACTGAAGGACCAGACATCCACCTCAAACCCAGTGTGTCTGCTGTGTAACTATGCCACTCATGTTCTTTACCACATGCCAGGCCTCCAGCGACTTGACACCTACGAAGTCTCAAGCCAGCAAGTCAAAGAAGCAGCTGAG tCCACAGTAATGAAGAAAACGATGTACTACAACATGCGTGTCCGTACTGCTCAGAGAAACCTGGCAGAGTCTCAACTGAGTttgatggagaggaagaaaactATGTTACAGTTACCTGAAGAGTGCATCAGAACAATCAACCATTCcctgaaaaat CTTGAACGGGAGCTCTCCAAGGTGCCGACTGGTCGTAAAGAGTCTGCCGGCACGTTAAAGGACGAATCATCCCTCCAGGTTAAAGGTTTACCTGACAGAAGCGACTCACCCACCAACATCAGTCATGATTCTGCTATGGAGTGCAAAATACTGCACAAGATTGAAGCACTACGGGAGAGACTGATGCTATGGACAAGGAGAATGGATGA GATTGAGGCCTGGTCCCAGCGAGATATGTCCCAAGCCACATTCATGATGGAATATAGTGTCCAGTTTCTGTTAATGGAGTTAGAAAGTGTTGGAAATATTCGTTTGGAAGAGGGCTGCTCTGCAGACCCTTG GTTTACTTCCTGCTGCGACCTCCTGCTGTCACGCTTCTCTCATCCAGACTTCAAGAATCACGGCGTCACTGGTATTAAGATCACTAAAGTTATCCGCATCCACAACAGTGCTCTGAAGCTTCGCTTTGAGGACAGATTTCACAACTTACTAACCAGTGAGGAGTCTGCTACCTTTTCACA AAAGAATTACAGGCGTCAACTGGAGCACTTGTTCTACGCAGCTGATCCTGAAGGAAATAATGAGAGGGAAGACATTTTGAGCATTATAGAGGAAGGATTTAAAACAACCCAACCAAATAAG CCCTTGGAGATCGAGGGTGCCATACCTTTGTCCAACAGCCTGATTGTGACTGAACAGCCCAGAATTGAACATGCTGTTCGCCGAGCCAGCCAAGGCGAGACCAAGCACAGTCCAGATACAATCCCTTTTAGACATG gTCAGATAATTGTCTCCAAAGTATTTGTGGGCCACAGCATGCCCATCAGAGAGGGAGAATCAGCGGACAGAAGCAGTTATTCCAAAGTGTACTCAGTTTATCGCAATATGGACACAAAGCAAAGAGCTGCAACAAGTGGCG AGACGCCTCTctcttcaaaaacacacactggaccTGAGTGCAGTCCCCGAAGAAGACAATGGTTTATGTTTGACCATGAGCTCATTCTGCCTGAGTACATCATGTATTTTGAATATGTCACTGGG GATGCAGAACATCCTTTGCCAGGCCATATCACAGGAGCTCATGGTACTCCCTCCAACGATATCATCCTGGACAAGGAAGCCCTCAACATGGAACCAATGCTAAAGCCACAGCCTAAGTTATTAAGCTTGAATGACAAAATTCTGCTCAATGTAGCCAGAGCCAATGTCCTTAGTCAGATTACA GTGCTGAATCTTCATGGCAACAGCCTGAGTAAAATAAAGGAGATTTCCCACCTCACATCCCTGCGGCATCTCACCATCAGCTTCAATGAGTTCACACGCTTGGATGACATTTCTCACATG CCGAACCTTGAGTTTCTGGATGCCAGCTTTAATCGCCTTGTGACCCTCGAGGGGCTAAGAAGGTTGGGACAGCTCAAGCAACTGGATGTGAGCTGGAACAAGTTGACCAAGGCCAGAGACGATACAGCTGTgctgagaaaacacacaccagcTCTACTGAGACTTAACATCCGACACAACCCCTGGAACAAG ccTGAAGCAGTCAGAAGGACTATGTTGGGATGTCTAACGACCCTCACACACCTGGATGATTTGATGGTtgcagaggaggaggctgctgATGCTGTTCGGATGGCTGCTGGATCCAAAATTAACCAG GCATCTCTTCTGGTTCACTCGCGCACTAACGATGACCGGCCCCGCAGTCTCAGCCTGCTGTCAACAGCCCAGCTCCTGTGTTTACTCAGTCCTGCAAGCTGGAGCATCAACACTGAGCTGGAACCAGACTGGGCTGCAAAG CAGATCACCACCCTGAACTTTGACAGCCAGAGGATTTCCAAACTGACCAATCTGAATACGCTCATCAACCTCCGCTGGGCCTCCTTTAATGATAATGACATCTCCAAAGTCGAGGGTCTTGAATGCTGCACAAAGCTTGAGGAGCTTTCCCTCAGCAACAACAGCATCAGCACATTTAATG GCCTTTCAAAACTGCACTGCCTCAGTAAGCTGAGTCTGGATGGGAATCAGCTGTCTAGTTTGGATGCCTCTGGCCTGGATCAGCTGTCCAACCTGTCCTTTTTGTCTATGGAGAAAAACTGTATCACTTCCCTGCATGGCATCCAGAGAGTCCGCTCCCTTCTTGAGCTTTATGTTGGAAACAACCAAATTTCCACATCACAAGATATCTACTTTTTGAAG GGATTATCAAATCTCATCATTTTGGATCTTTATGGGAATCCTTTACTGGAGCGGCTCGAAAACTACCGAATTTATGTGGTTTTCCACTTACCCTCCCTGAAAGCTCTGGATGGCATTGCTGTT GAGGTAACTGAGTGTAAAAATGCAAAGGACATGTTTGGAGGGAGACTCACCCCTGACATGGTTGCAGAGAAGCTTGGCCACTCACACTACACAGACATCACTTATCTCACCCTGCAGTCCTGCTCTATAAG GATTGTTGATCTCCCTCCAGCAGACCTATTCTGTAACCTGCGCAGTGTCAACTTAGACCACAACAACCTCACCTCTTTCTCAGGCCTCATCTACCTACCAAACATCAAA GCTCTGTGTCTAAACTACAACCACATTGAGTCCATCCTGCCCAGACAGAAGACCCAAGCTCAtctgacaaacagacagataCTCCACAGCAAAGTTCACTCCAGTGGTTACGGCAAGCAGAGTCCATCCAAAGGGAAAAG GGACACTGGGCCCACTGGCAGTCTGGAGCCACTGATGGGCAGCCTAGAGGTGCTGCATTTGAGTCACAATAGCATCTCCAATATGGCCAATCTGCAGCTCAGCAGGCTCACCAATCTTAAAGCACTCTTTCTCCAAG GTAATGAGATCAGCCAGGTGGAAGGATTGGAAGGGCTTCACCAGCTCAGAGAGCTTGTGTTAGACCGGAACCGCATCAAAACTCTGTCTGAAAACTCTTTCATTGGGCAGAATGTCTTGTTAGAACTGCATCTAGCAGAGAACCGGATCCGGGAGCTCAACCATCTCAATCCTTTGACTGAGCTACGCAAGCTCTTTCTTGGCATGAACAAACTGCAG GACATCACAGAAGTCGAAAAGCTAGAAGTTCTTCCTTCACTGTCGGAGCTCTCTGTTGTTGGAAATCCA GTGGCGAGAAATTCTCTCCACAGACCAGCTGTGGTGCtccttctgtcctctctgcaggtCCTGGATGGAGTGATGGTCACCTTGGAGGAAAAAACACGGGCTGAACTCCTCAGCGCTGATCCATCA CCATGTCCCCAATGCCCTGGAgcttctctccctgcagctgaCATAAACCTGCCTGGACTGCGACCTCTTCTGCCTCGTAACCCCCCTCTAAGAGCAATGGGTCTAAGTGGAGGACTACAGGGCTCTGTACATAGGCACGACATCCTTCCAAGTAACGCTGAAGAAGTTCAATATCAATTCACATACACAA CTCTCTAG